One Xiphophorus hellerii strain 12219 chromosome 1, Xiphophorus_hellerii-4.1, whole genome shotgun sequence DNA segment encodes these proteins:
- the myt1a gene encoding myelin transcription factor 1 isoform X14, translating into MGPGPHPRTPLENSKFLRCVQMSQDTETRTRARSKAIRAEQVGQAMKLEMSSSCPTPGCDGKGHVSGRYSRHRSALGCPIVKKRKLQEAEIEENPLSPRKRTQPTKQADEDSDMAEEEEQNEEDGEEKDGIKDKKKKETKSETGKVERTSATTDSPEQPCPSPDDKSRSITSETENKVETENFSEEVTCVIITEEEEAQSASACLPPQLPAEETTVPCHEETKDEEEDREKKANLEEEELESQRNVAEETEIRRQMIRQENSDHQYSSGDYKNQAKESKPIENNETEEEEEDEEDAEEEEEEEEEEEDEDDGAVRQVETVFIQESEATVSLREEQCDTLRAEEEAAEEKRSSKAGEVEQEEEEDEEEEDEEDDEEEEGNSSKASPSTVIIEVHAEEEEHEEDEEEEEEEEEEEDDEELEEEDEEEEEDEDRGEELDRVSEGSGVTDDSENWDMTRGNLGLLEQAIALKAEEIQGGQESSSSVDYQPSNASMKNSDGSAGVRRSTHCSKEKKEVKCPTPGCDGTGHITGLYPHHRSLSGCPHKDRIPPEILAMHENVLKCPTPGCTGQGHVNSNRNTHRSLSGCPIAAATKLNKNQDKQVHLQASASEPTSNSDRVLRPMCFVKQLEIPQYGSYRPNTVTTTPRANLAKELEKYSKVSFDYASFDVQVFGKRMIVPKMPDTTDTSTKVFKSKPFSKASSPSHGSSGGFAKNIPSSSGYDYSQDAEAAHMAATAILNLSTRCWERPETCGTKLREPCTKEVAIEVDENGTLDLSMKKTKREDIQSAETACSLPSSSQLVDATLSQDHPQSDWDGPLDFTKPNEDKEEDHEEMEYTAPSYTSSDDEEENQENSEDRKYPGEVTTGSFKVKFQPKDNKKEVIVCPTPGCDGSGHITGNYASHRRCPTPGCDGSGHITGNYASHRSLSGCPRAKKGGVKSAPCKDDKEESELLRCPVPGCDSLGHISGKYATHRSAYGCPLAAKRQREGLLNGTPFSWKAFKTEGPTCPTPGCDGSGHANGSFLTHRSLSGCPRAPASKKKVKLPGDEYITAKFRASDVLDNDEDIKQLNKDISELNECNAEMEADMMNLHTQISSMEKNLKNMEEENKQIEEKNEALYLELSGLSQVLIRSLANIRLPTMQEPVSEQNFDNYVETLTYMFTNKDCYQNPDTRALLESISQAVKGIEV; encoded by the exons ATGAGTCAAGACACAGAGACAAGAACACGAGCTCGTTCCAAAGCCATCCGGG CAGAACAAGTTGGACAAGCAATGAAGCTGGAAATGAG CAGCAGCTGTCCCACCCCTGGATGTGATGGCAAAGGTCACGTCAGTGGAAGATATTCGAGACACAGAAG CGCGCTAGGGTGCCCAATTGTAAAGAAAAGGAAGCTTCAGGAGGCTGAGATCGAAGAGAACCCGCTGTCGCCCAGGAAGAGGACCCAGCCTACCAAACAGGCCGATGAGGACAGTGACATGgcagaagaggaggagcagaatGAGGAAGACGGAGAGGAAAAAGATGgcatcaaagacaaaaagaaaaaagaaacaaagagcgAGACGGGAAAAG TTGAACGCACCTCGGCGACCACAGACAGCCCAGAACAACCTTGCCCTTCACCTGATGACAAGAGCAGAAGTATCACCTCAGAGACTGAGAACAAAGTAGAGACAGAAAACTTTAGCGAGGAGGTAACATGTGTGATAAtcacagaggaagaggaggctcAGTCAGCATCCGCGTGCCTCCCACCACAGCTCCCAGCAGAAGAAACAACTGTCCCTTGCCATGAAGAGACAAAAGATGAGGAAGAAGAtagagaaaaaaaggcaaacctggaggaggaggaactggaAAGTCAGAGGAATGTTGCAGAAGAGACGGAGATAAGAAGACAGATGATCAGGCAGGAAAATTCTGATCATCAGTACTCAAGTGGAGATTACAAAAATCAGGCCAAAGAGTCAAAACCGATAGAAAATAATGAGactgaagaagaggaggaggacgaggaggacgcagaggaggaagaggaggaggaggaggaggaagaggacgaaGACGATGGAGCAGTGAGACAAGTTGAGACAGTTTTCATTCAGGAATCTGAAGCGACTGTGTCACTCAGGGAAGAGCAGTGCGACACCCTCAGGGCCGAGGAAGAAGCGGCAGAGGAGAAGCGAAGCAGCAAAGCCGGTGAAGTagagcaagaagaagaagaagacgaggaagaagaagatgaagaagatgatgaggaagaagaaggaaacTCAAGCAAAGCCTCTCCGAGCACAGTCATCATCGAAGTTCACGCCGAAGAGGAGGAACatgaggaggacgaggaggaagaggaggaagaggaggaagaggaagacgatgaggaactggaggaggaagatgaggaggaggaggaggacgaggacaGGGGAGAGGAATTGGATCGTGTCTCCGAGGGATCGGGCGTCACGGACGACTCTGAAAACTGGGACATGACGCGAGGGAATCTGGGGCTGCTGGAGCAGGCCATTGCTCTGAAGGCAGAGGAGATCCAGGGAGGTCAGGAGAGCAGCAGCTCTGTCGATTACCAACCGAGCAACGCCTCCATGAAGAACTCTGACGGTTCTGCTGGAGTCCGCCGCTCCACCCACTGTAGCAAAG aaaagaaggaagtaaAGTGTCCAACTCCAGGTTGTGACGGAACAGGCCACATCACTGGGTTGTATCCTCACCACCGCAGTCTTTCTGGATGTCCCCACAAAGACAGAATACCTCCAGAGA TTTTGGCCATGCACGAAAATGTCTTGAAGTGTCCTACTCCCGGCTGCACCGGCCAAGGTCATGTGAACAGTAACCGCAACACACACCGCAG CCTGTCCGGTTGCCCCATAGCAGCAGCAACTAAGCTGAACAAGAACCAGGACAAGCAGGTTCATCTGCAAGCTTCAGCCAGTGAGCCGACCTCAAACTCTGACAGAGTGCTAAG GCCAATGTGTTTTGTGAAGCAGCTGGAGATCCCTCAGTATGGCAGCTACCGCCCCAACACAGTGACTACCACACCTCGAGCTAACCTTGCCAAGGAGCTGGAGAAATACTCCAAGGTTTCTTTTGACTATGCAAGCTTTGATGTCCAAGTGTTTGGAAAGCGTATGATTGTTCCAAAGATGCCCGACACTACCGACACATCCACTAAAGTTTTCAAAT CTAAACCATTTTCCAAGGCGTCCTCCCCAAGCCATGGTTCATCAGGAGGTTTCGCCAAGAACATCCCATCCTCTAGTGGTTATGATTACAGCCAGGATGCAGAGGCAGCCCATATGGCAGCAACAGCAATCCTCAACCTGTCCACCCGCTGCTGGGAGAGACCGGAAACCTGCGGCACTAAACTCCGGGAGCCTTGCACCAAG GAGGTCGCGATTGAGGTGGATGAGAATGGCACCTTAGACCTCAGCATGAAAAAGACCAAGAGAGAGGACATACAGTCTGCAGAGACTGCATGTTCTTTGCCTTCCTCCTCTCAACTTGTGGATGCCACGTTGTCTCAGGACCATCCTCAGTCAGATTGGGACGGTCCACTAGATTTCACCAAACCCAATGAAGACAAGGAGGAAGACCATGAAGAG ATGGAATACACAGCTCCTTCATATACATCATCTGATGACGAGGAAGAGAACCAAGAAAACTCAGAGGACCGGAAATACCCCGGTGAAGTCACTACTGGCAGTTTTAAAGTCAAGTTTCAGcccaaagacaacaaaaaagaagttattGT ATGTCCAACACCAGGCTGTGATGGCAGTGGGCATATCACTGGCAATTATGCATCACATCGAAG GTGTCCGACTCCAGGCTGTGATGGATCGGGTCACATCACTGGAAACTACGCGTCGCACAGGAG TTTGTCTGGATGTCCACGGGCCAAGAAAGGAGGAGTCAAATCAGCACCTTGCAAAGACGACAAGGAAGAATCTGAGCTGCTGAG GTGTCCAGTTCCTGGCTGTGACAGTCTTGGACACATCAGTGGAAAGTATGCTACCCACCGTAGTGCCTATGGCTGTCCACTTGCAGCAAAGCGACAGAGGGAAGGTCTACTAAATGGCACTCCTTTCTCTTGGAAGGCCTTTAAGACCGAAGGCCCGACCTGCCCAACACCAGGCTGTGACGGTTCTGGTCATGCTAATGGCAGTTTCTTGACACACCGCAG TCTCTCAGGTTGTCCGAGAGCTCCAGCCAGCAAGAAGAAAGTCAAGCTTCCTGGAGACGAATATATAACAGCAAAGTTTAGAGCGAGCGACG TTCTGGATAATGATGAAGACATCAAGCAGCTGAACAAGGACATCAGTGAACTGAATGAGTGCAACGCAGAGATGGAGGCTGACATGATGAATTTGCACACTCAG ATTTCTTCCATGGAGAAGAACCTAAAGAACATGGAGGAGGAAAACAAGCAGATAGAGGAGAAGAATGAAGCTTTGTACTTGGAGCTGTCTGGTCTGAGTCAGGTATTAATTCGCAGCCTGGCCAACATCCGCCTGCCTACCATG CAGGAACCAGTATCCGAGCAGAACTTCGATAATTACGTGGAGACTCTGACCTACATGTTCACCAATAAAGACTGCTACCAAAACCCTGACACCCGGGCCCTGCTGGAGTCCATCAGTCAAGCAGTAAAAGGCATAGAGGTATGA
- the myt1a gene encoding myelin transcription factor 1 isoform X2 → MGPGPHPRTPLENSKFLRCVQMSQDTETRTRARSKAIRAEQVGQAMKLEMSSCPTPGCDGKGHVSGRYSRHRSALGCPIVKKRKLQEAEIEENPLSPRKRTQPTKQADEDSDMAEEEEQNEEDGEEKDGIKDKKKKETKSETGKVERTSATTDSPEQPCPSPDDKSRSITSETENKVETENFSEEVTCVIITEEEEAQSASACLPPQLPAEETTVPCHEETKDEEEDREKKANLEEEELESQRNVAEETEIRRQMIRQENSDHQYSSGDYKNQAKESKPIENNETEEEEEDEEDAEEEEEEEEEEEDEDDGAVRQVETVFIQESEATVSLREEQCDTLRAEEEAAEEKRSSKAGEVEQEEEEDEEEEDEEDDEEEEGNSSKASPSTVIIEVHAEEEEHEEDEEEEEEEEEEEDDEELEEEDEEEEEDEDRGEELDRVSEGSGVTDDSENWDMTRGNLGLLEQAIALKAEEIQGGQESSSSVDYQPSNASMKNSDGSAGVRRSTHCSKEKKEVKCPTPGCDGTGHITGLYPHHRSLSGCPHKDRIPPEILAMHENVLKCPTPGCTGQGHVNSNRNTHRSLSGCPIAAATKLNKNQDKQVHLQASASEPTSNSDRVLRPMCFVKQLEIPQYGSYRPNTVTTTPRANLAKELEKYSKVSFDYASFDVQVFGKRMIVPKMPDTTDTSTKVFKSKPFSKASSPSHGSSGGFAKNIPSSSGYDYSQDAEAAHMAATAILNLSTRCWERPETCGTKLREPCTKEVAIEVDENGTLDLSMKKTKREDIQSAETACSLPSSSQLVDATLSQDHPQSDWDGPLDFTKPNEDKEEDHEEMEYTAPSYTSSDDEEENQENSEDRKYPGEVTTGSFKVKFQPKDNKKEVIVCPTPGCDGSGHITGNYASHRSLSGCPLADKSLRTLMAAHTAELKCPTPGCDGSGHITGNYASHRSLSGCPRAKKGGVKSAPCKDDKEESELLRCPVPGCDSLGHISGKYATHRSAYGCPLAAKRQREGLLNGTPFSWKAFKTEGPTCPTPGCDGSGHANGSFLTHRSLSGCPRAPASKKKVKLPGDEYITAKFRASDVLDNDEDIKQLNKDISELNECNAEMEADMMNLHTQISSMEKNLKNMEEENKQIEEKNEALYLELSGLSQVLIRSLANIRLPTMQEPVSEQNFDNYVETLTYMFTNKDCYQNPDTRALLESISQAVKGIEV, encoded by the exons ATGAGTCAAGACACAGAGACAAGAACACGAGCTCGTTCCAAAGCCATCCGGG CAGAACAAGTTGGACAAGCAATGAAGCTGGAAATGAG CAGCTGTCCCACCCCTGGATGTGATGGCAAAGGTCACGTCAGTGGAAGATATTCGAGACACAGAAG CGCGCTAGGGTGCCCAATTGTAAAGAAAAGGAAGCTTCAGGAGGCTGAGATCGAAGAGAACCCGCTGTCGCCCAGGAAGAGGACCCAGCCTACCAAACAGGCCGATGAGGACAGTGACATGgcagaagaggaggagcagaatGAGGAAGACGGAGAGGAAAAAGATGgcatcaaagacaaaaagaaaaaagaaacaaagagcgAGACGGGAAAAG TTGAACGCACCTCGGCGACCACAGACAGCCCAGAACAACCTTGCCCTTCACCTGATGACAAGAGCAGAAGTATCACCTCAGAGACTGAGAACAAAGTAGAGACAGAAAACTTTAGCGAGGAGGTAACATGTGTGATAAtcacagaggaagaggaggctcAGTCAGCATCCGCGTGCCTCCCACCACAGCTCCCAGCAGAAGAAACAACTGTCCCTTGCCATGAAGAGACAAAAGATGAGGAAGAAGAtagagaaaaaaaggcaaacctggaggaggaggaactggaAAGTCAGAGGAATGTTGCAGAAGAGACGGAGATAAGAAGACAGATGATCAGGCAGGAAAATTCTGATCATCAGTACTCAAGTGGAGATTACAAAAATCAGGCCAAAGAGTCAAAACCGATAGAAAATAATGAGactgaagaagaggaggaggacgaggaggacgcagaggaggaagaggaggaggaggaggaggaagaggacgaaGACGATGGAGCAGTGAGACAAGTTGAGACAGTTTTCATTCAGGAATCTGAAGCGACTGTGTCACTCAGGGAAGAGCAGTGCGACACCCTCAGGGCCGAGGAAGAAGCGGCAGAGGAGAAGCGAAGCAGCAAAGCCGGTGAAGTagagcaagaagaagaagaagacgaggaagaagaagatgaagaagatgatgaggaagaagaaggaaacTCAAGCAAAGCCTCTCCGAGCACAGTCATCATCGAAGTTCACGCCGAAGAGGAGGAACatgaggaggacgaggaggaagaggaggaagaggaggaagaggaagacgatgaggaactggaggaggaagatgaggaggaggaggaggacgaggacaGGGGAGAGGAATTGGATCGTGTCTCCGAGGGATCGGGCGTCACGGACGACTCTGAAAACTGGGACATGACGCGAGGGAATCTGGGGCTGCTGGAGCAGGCCATTGCTCTGAAGGCAGAGGAGATCCAGGGAGGTCAGGAGAGCAGCAGCTCTGTCGATTACCAACCGAGCAACGCCTCCATGAAGAACTCTGACGGTTCTGCTGGAGTCCGCCGCTCCACCCACTGTAGCAAAG aaaagaaggaagtaaAGTGTCCAACTCCAGGTTGTGACGGAACAGGCCACATCACTGGGTTGTATCCTCACCACCGCAGTCTTTCTGGATGTCCCCACAAAGACAGAATACCTCCAGAGA TTTTGGCCATGCACGAAAATGTCTTGAAGTGTCCTACTCCCGGCTGCACCGGCCAAGGTCATGTGAACAGTAACCGCAACACACACCGCAG CCTGTCCGGTTGCCCCATAGCAGCAGCAACTAAGCTGAACAAGAACCAGGACAAGCAGGTTCATCTGCAAGCTTCAGCCAGTGAGCCGACCTCAAACTCTGACAGAGTGCTAAG GCCAATGTGTTTTGTGAAGCAGCTGGAGATCCCTCAGTATGGCAGCTACCGCCCCAACACAGTGACTACCACACCTCGAGCTAACCTTGCCAAGGAGCTGGAGAAATACTCCAAGGTTTCTTTTGACTATGCAAGCTTTGATGTCCAAGTGTTTGGAAAGCGTATGATTGTTCCAAAGATGCCCGACACTACCGACACATCCACTAAAGTTTTCAAAT CTAAACCATTTTCCAAGGCGTCCTCCCCAAGCCATGGTTCATCAGGAGGTTTCGCCAAGAACATCCCATCCTCTAGTGGTTATGATTACAGCCAGGATGCAGAGGCAGCCCATATGGCAGCAACAGCAATCCTCAACCTGTCCACCCGCTGCTGGGAGAGACCGGAAACCTGCGGCACTAAACTCCGGGAGCCTTGCACCAAG GAGGTCGCGATTGAGGTGGATGAGAATGGCACCTTAGACCTCAGCATGAAAAAGACCAAGAGAGAGGACATACAGTCTGCAGAGACTGCATGTTCTTTGCCTTCCTCCTCTCAACTTGTGGATGCCACGTTGTCTCAGGACCATCCTCAGTCAGATTGGGACGGTCCACTAGATTTCACCAAACCCAATGAAGACAAGGAGGAAGACCATGAAGAG ATGGAATACACAGCTCCTTCATATACATCATCTGATGACGAGGAAGAGAACCAAGAAAACTCAGAGGACCGGAAATACCCCGGTGAAGTCACTACTGGCAGTTTTAAAGTCAAGTTTCAGcccaaagacaacaaaaaagaagttattGT ATGTCCAACACCAGGCTGTGATGGCAGTGGGCATATCACTGGCAATTATGCATCACATCGAAG TCTGTCAGGCTGTCCTCTTGCTGATAAATCACTTCGGACCCTCATGGCTGCCCACACAGCTGAACTGAa GTGTCCGACTCCAGGCTGTGATGGATCGGGTCACATCACTGGAAACTACGCGTCGCACAGGAG TTTGTCTGGATGTCCACGGGCCAAGAAAGGAGGAGTCAAATCAGCACCTTGCAAAGACGACAAGGAAGAATCTGAGCTGCTGAG GTGTCCAGTTCCTGGCTGTGACAGTCTTGGACACATCAGTGGAAAGTATGCTACCCACCGTAGTGCCTATGGCTGTCCACTTGCAGCAAAGCGACAGAGGGAAGGTCTACTAAATGGCACTCCTTTCTCTTGGAAGGCCTTTAAGACCGAAGGCCCGACCTGCCCAACACCAGGCTGTGACGGTTCTGGTCATGCTAATGGCAGTTTCTTGACACACCGCAG TCTCTCAGGTTGTCCGAGAGCTCCAGCCAGCAAGAAGAAAGTCAAGCTTCCTGGAGACGAATATATAACAGCAAAGTTTAGAGCGAGCGACG TTCTGGATAATGATGAAGACATCAAGCAGCTGAACAAGGACATCAGTGAACTGAATGAGTGCAACGCAGAGATGGAGGCTGACATGATGAATTTGCACACTCAG ATTTCTTCCATGGAGAAGAACCTAAAGAACATGGAGGAGGAAAACAAGCAGATAGAGGAGAAGAATGAAGCTTTGTACTTGGAGCTGTCTGGTCTGAGTCAGGTATTAATTCGCAGCCTGGCCAACATCCGCCTGCCTACCATG CAGGAACCAGTATCCGAGCAGAACTTCGATAATTACGTGGAGACTCTGACCTACATGTTCACCAATAAAGACTGCTACCAAAACCCTGACACCCGGGCCCTGCTGGAGTCCATCAGTCAAGCAGTAAAAGGCATAGAGGTATGA
- the myt1a gene encoding myelin transcription factor 1 isoform X6, whose protein sequence is MKMSQDTETRTRARSKAIRAEQVGQAMKLEMSSSCPTPGCDGKGHVSGRYSRHRSALGCPIVKKRKLQEAEIEENPLSPRKRTQPTKQADEDSDMAEEEEQNEEDGEEKDGIKDKKKKETKSETGKVERTSATTDSPEQPCPSPDDKSRSITSETENKVETENFSEEVTCVIITEEEEAQSASACLPPQLPAEETTVPCHEETKDEEEDREKKANLEEEELESQRNVAEETEIRRQMIRQENSDHQYSSGDYKNQAKESKPIENNETEEEEEDEEDAEEEEEEEEEEEDEDDGAVRQVETVFIQESEATVSLREEQCDTLRAEEEAAEEKRSSKAGEVEQEEEEDEEEEDEEDDEEEEGNSSKASPSTVIIEVHAEEEEHEEDEEEEEEEEEEEDDEELEEEDEEEEEDEDRGEELDRVSEGSGVTDDSENWDMTRGNLGLLEQAIALKAEEIQGGQESSSSVDYQPSNASMKNSDGSAGVRRSTHCSKEKKEVKCPTPGCDGTGHITGLYPHHRSLSGCPHKDRIPPEILAMHENVLKCPTPGCTGQGHVNSNRNTHRSLSGCPIAAATKLNKNQDKQVHLQASASEPTSNSDRVLRPMCFVKQLEIPQYGSYRPNTVTTTPRANLAKELEKYSKVSFDYASFDVQVFGKRMIVPKMPDTTDTSTKVFKSKPFSKASSPSHGSSGGFAKNIPSSSGYDYSQDAEAAHMAATAILNLSTRCWERPETCGTKLREPCTKEVAIEVDENGTLDLSMKKTKREDIQSAETACSLPSSSQLVDATLSQDHPQSDWDGPLDFTKPNEDKEEDHEEMEYTAPSYTSSDDEEENQENSEDRKYPGEVTTGSFKVKFQPKDNKKEVIVCPTPGCDGSGHITGNYASHRSLSGCPLADKSLRTLMAAHTAELKCPTPGCDGSGHITGNYASHRSLSGCPRAKKGGVKSAPCKDDKEESELLRCPVPGCDSLGHISGKYATHRSAYGCPLAAKRQREGLLNGTPFSWKAFKTEGPTCPTPGCDGSGHANGSFLTHRSLSGCPRAPASKKKVKLPGDEYITAKFRASDVLDNDEDIKQLNKDISELNECNAEMEADMMNLHTQISSMEKNLKNMEEENKQIEEKNEALYLELSGLSQVLIRSLANIRLPTMQEPVSEQNFDNYVETLTYMFTNKDCYQNPDTRALLESISQAVKGIEV, encoded by the exons ATGAAA ATGAGTCAAGACACAGAGACAAGAACACGAGCTCGTTCCAAAGCCATCCGGG CAGAACAAGTTGGACAAGCAATGAAGCTGGAAATGAG CAGCAGCTGTCCCACCCCTGGATGTGATGGCAAAGGTCACGTCAGTGGAAGATATTCGAGACACAGAAG CGCGCTAGGGTGCCCAATTGTAAAGAAAAGGAAGCTTCAGGAGGCTGAGATCGAAGAGAACCCGCTGTCGCCCAGGAAGAGGACCCAGCCTACCAAACAGGCCGATGAGGACAGTGACATGgcagaagaggaggagcagaatGAGGAAGACGGAGAGGAAAAAGATGgcatcaaagacaaaaagaaaaaagaaacaaagagcgAGACGGGAAAAG TTGAACGCACCTCGGCGACCACAGACAGCCCAGAACAACCTTGCCCTTCACCTGATGACAAGAGCAGAAGTATCACCTCAGAGACTGAGAACAAAGTAGAGACAGAAAACTTTAGCGAGGAGGTAACATGTGTGATAAtcacagaggaagaggaggctcAGTCAGCATCCGCGTGCCTCCCACCACAGCTCCCAGCAGAAGAAACAACTGTCCCTTGCCATGAAGAGACAAAAGATGAGGAAGAAGAtagagaaaaaaaggcaaacctggaggaggaggaactggaAAGTCAGAGGAATGTTGCAGAAGAGACGGAGATAAGAAGACAGATGATCAGGCAGGAAAATTCTGATCATCAGTACTCAAGTGGAGATTACAAAAATCAGGCCAAAGAGTCAAAACCGATAGAAAATAATGAGactgaagaagaggaggaggacgaggaggacgcagaggaggaagaggaggaggaggaggaggaagaggacgaaGACGATGGAGCAGTGAGACAAGTTGAGACAGTTTTCATTCAGGAATCTGAAGCGACTGTGTCACTCAGGGAAGAGCAGTGCGACACCCTCAGGGCCGAGGAAGAAGCGGCAGAGGAGAAGCGAAGCAGCAAAGCCGGTGAAGTagagcaagaagaagaagaagacgaggaagaagaagatgaagaagatgatgaggaagaagaaggaaacTCAAGCAAAGCCTCTCCGAGCACAGTCATCATCGAAGTTCACGCCGAAGAGGAGGAACatgaggaggacgaggaggaagaggaggaagaggaggaagaggaagacgatgaggaactggaggaggaagatgaggaggaggaggaggacgaggacaGGGGAGAGGAATTGGATCGTGTCTCCGAGGGATCGGGCGTCACGGACGACTCTGAAAACTGGGACATGACGCGAGGGAATCTGGGGCTGCTGGAGCAGGCCATTGCTCTGAAGGCAGAGGAGATCCAGGGAGGTCAGGAGAGCAGCAGCTCTGTCGATTACCAACCGAGCAACGCCTCCATGAAGAACTCTGACGGTTCTGCTGGAGTCCGCCGCTCCACCCACTGTAGCAAAG aaaagaaggaagtaaAGTGTCCAACTCCAGGTTGTGACGGAACAGGCCACATCACTGGGTTGTATCCTCACCACCGCAGTCTTTCTGGATGTCCCCACAAAGACAGAATACCTCCAGAGA TTTTGGCCATGCACGAAAATGTCTTGAAGTGTCCTACTCCCGGCTGCACCGGCCAAGGTCATGTGAACAGTAACCGCAACACACACCGCAG CCTGTCCGGTTGCCCCATAGCAGCAGCAACTAAGCTGAACAAGAACCAGGACAAGCAGGTTCATCTGCAAGCTTCAGCCAGTGAGCCGACCTCAAACTCTGACAGAGTGCTAAG GCCAATGTGTTTTGTGAAGCAGCTGGAGATCCCTCAGTATGGCAGCTACCGCCCCAACACAGTGACTACCACACCTCGAGCTAACCTTGCCAAGGAGCTGGAGAAATACTCCAAGGTTTCTTTTGACTATGCAAGCTTTGATGTCCAAGTGTTTGGAAAGCGTATGATTGTTCCAAAGATGCCCGACACTACCGACACATCCACTAAAGTTTTCAAAT CTAAACCATTTTCCAAGGCGTCCTCCCCAAGCCATGGTTCATCAGGAGGTTTCGCCAAGAACATCCCATCCTCTAGTGGTTATGATTACAGCCAGGATGCAGAGGCAGCCCATATGGCAGCAACAGCAATCCTCAACCTGTCCACCCGCTGCTGGGAGAGACCGGAAACCTGCGGCACTAAACTCCGGGAGCCTTGCACCAAG GAGGTCGCGATTGAGGTGGATGAGAATGGCACCTTAGACCTCAGCATGAAAAAGACCAAGAGAGAGGACATACAGTCTGCAGAGACTGCATGTTCTTTGCCTTCCTCCTCTCAACTTGTGGATGCCACGTTGTCTCAGGACCATCCTCAGTCAGATTGGGACGGTCCACTAGATTTCACCAAACCCAATGAAGACAAGGAGGAAGACCATGAAGAG ATGGAATACACAGCTCCTTCATATACATCATCTGATGACGAGGAAGAGAACCAAGAAAACTCAGAGGACCGGAAATACCCCGGTGAAGTCACTACTGGCAGTTTTAAAGTCAAGTTTCAGcccaaagacaacaaaaaagaagttattGT ATGTCCAACACCAGGCTGTGATGGCAGTGGGCATATCACTGGCAATTATGCATCACATCGAAG TCTGTCAGGCTGTCCTCTTGCTGATAAATCACTTCGGACCCTCATGGCTGCCCACACAGCTGAACTGAa GTGTCCGACTCCAGGCTGTGATGGATCGGGTCACATCACTGGAAACTACGCGTCGCACAGGAG TTTGTCTGGATGTCCACGGGCCAAGAAAGGAGGAGTCAAATCAGCACCTTGCAAAGACGACAAGGAAGAATCTGAGCTGCTGAG GTGTCCAGTTCCTGGCTGTGACAGTCTTGGACACATCAGTGGAAAGTATGCTACCCACCGTAGTGCCTATGGCTGTCCACTTGCAGCAAAGCGACAGAGGGAAGGTCTACTAAATGGCACTCCTTTCTCTTGGAAGGCCTTTAAGACCGAAGGCCCGACCTGCCCAACACCAGGCTGTGACGGTTCTGGTCATGCTAATGGCAGTTTCTTGACACACCGCAG TCTCTCAGGTTGTCCGAGAGCTCCAGCCAGCAAGAAGAAAGTCAAGCTTCCTGGAGACGAATATATAACAGCAAAGTTTAGAGCGAGCGACG TTCTGGATAATGATGAAGACATCAAGCAGCTGAACAAGGACATCAGTGAACTGAATGAGTGCAACGCAGAGATGGAGGCTGACATGATGAATTTGCACACTCAG ATTTCTTCCATGGAGAAGAACCTAAAGAACATGGAGGAGGAAAACAAGCAGATAGAGGAGAAGAATGAAGCTTTGTACTTGGAGCTGTCTGGTCTGAGTCAGGTATTAATTCGCAGCCTGGCCAACATCCGCCTGCCTACCATG CAGGAACCAGTATCCGAGCAGAACTTCGATAATTACGTGGAGACTCTGACCTACATGTTCACCAATAAAGACTGCTACCAAAACCCTGACACCCGGGCCCTGCTGGAGTCCATCAGTCAAGCAGTAAAAGGCATAGAGGTATGA